Proteins encoded by one window of Melanotaenia boesemani isolate fMelBoe1 chromosome 10, fMelBoe1.pri, whole genome shotgun sequence:
- the irf7 gene encoding interferon regulatory factor 7 produces the protein MQSPPKPQFASWLIEQVETGQYTGLCYVEQNKFRVPWKHNSRKDCNDEDNKIFRAWAVASGKINEFPNNKARWKTNFRCALNNLSMRFKMIRDNSKNPDDPHKIYEIINTDYNYEDPPTQHSQDDSDMTPDIFISPVDELFSGHETALLNDFVALDLGNHPAGDQLWTENYAQHDPAVLGNYPTAVENLPQFLPESQPAYIEANAPHIPGSPQMPHLCELEISIHYRKREVLRRTLIANRLQLHYNQEVPEFNTHHICFPSTGDLLDHKQIEYTNRILNSIERGLFLEVDESGIYARRLDRCHVFASTSDPSVAHPNPPKLPQNTRETLLDFDKFVKEVKQFKENSGGSPEYTINMCFGEKFPDGKPLEKKLIVVKVVPLICRYVHDIAQIEGASSLHSGNVSLQISHNSLFDLINSAFALPTAEDQLSPAETFSLI, from the exons ATGCAGAG CCCTCCTAAACCTCAGTTTGCCAGCTGGCTTATAGAGCAAGTGGAAACGGGCCAATACACAGGGCTGTGTTATGTGGAGCAAAACAAGTTCAGAGTTCCCTGGAAGCACAACTCCAGAAAGGACTGCAACGATGAGGACAATAAAATATTTCGG GCCTGGGCAGTGGCGAGCGGAAAAATCAATGAGTTCCCCAACAACAAGGCACGGTGGAAAACCAACTTCCGCTGTGCTCTGAACAACCTTTCCATGCGCTTCAAGATGATAAGAGACAATTCCAAGAATCCAGATGACCCACATAAAATCTATGAGATTATCAACACTGATT ACAACTATGAAGATCCACCAACTCAGCACTCCCAGGATGACTCAGACATGACTCCAGATATCTTCATCTCTCCTGTAGATGAACTTTTCTCTGGGCATGAG accGCTTTGCTTAATGATTTTGTGGCCTTGGATCTTGGCAACCACCCAGCAG GGGACCAACTCTGGACAGAAAACTATGCCCAGCATGATCCGGCTGTCCTTGGAAATTATCCCACTGCAGTTGAGAACCTCCCACAGTTCCTACCAGAGAGTCAGCCAGCTTACATCGAAG CAAATGCTCCCCACATACCCGGTTCACCTCAAATGCCACATCTCTGTGAATTGGAGATCTCGATCCACTACAGGAAAAGAGAAGTGCTAAGGAGGACGCTGATTGCCAATCGTCTACAGCTCCACTACAATCAAGAGGTCCCTGAATTCAACACCCATCACATCTGCTTTCCTTCTACAGGGGATCTCTTGGACCACAAACAG ATTGAATACACCAACCGCATACTTAACAGCATCGAGCGCGGTTTGTTCCTggaggtggatgaaagtggcaTCTATGCTCGGAGGCTGGACAGATGCCATGTGTTTGCCAGCACCAGTGACCCAAGTGTGGCTCATCCAAACCCCCCAAAATTGCCCCAGAACACCAGGGAAACGCTCCTTGACTTTGACAAATTTGTGAAGG aggTTAAACAGTTTAAGGAGAACAGCGGTGGCTCTCCTGAGTACACCATCAACAtgtgctttggagaaaagtttCCTGATGGGAAACCTTTGGAAAAGAAGCTAATCGTAGTGAAG GTGGTGCCTCTAATCTGTCGATATGTTCATGACATCGCCCAGATAGAAGGAGCTTCATCTCTTCACAGCGGCAACGTCAGCCTGCAGATTTCACACAACAGCCTCTTTGATCTCATCAACTCTGCGTTTGCTCTGCCAACAGCTGAAGACCAGTTGTCTCCTGCagaaactttttctttaatctga